The following nucleotide sequence is from Mesobacillus jeotgali.
GTCATGAGTTGAAATTCATTGATTCTTTAAAGGATCGTGAAGTAGAAGAACTTTTCGAGAATGTAAAAACGATGCTGGCAGATCAATATAAAGTCATCCGTGAAAAATCCAACGGAATTGACCCTGTTTTGATGCCTATGCTCCAGAAGAACGAATCCATCCTGATTAAACAGGTTGAATTCATGGAGGATAAAATAGTAGAGGCCATTTGCCGAAAGCATGACCATATCCTGCGTAAATTCACAAGGGTAGAAAACGCGTTAAGGCCAGGCGGTTCACCGCAGGAAAGAGTCTGGAACCCGTTCTACTACTTAAATAAGTTCGGATTAAATTTAATACCAGATTTACTAAAGCTTGATTATGAATTCGATGGAACACATAAAATTATAAAGTTGTAAGTTTAAGCTTCATCCTTTTTAGGATGGAGCTTTTCTTTTTAAAGATAAACAACTCAGCTTTGCCCGAAAAGAGTGAGAGGGTGAATTTCGATGAAAGCAACTTTTTTGAAATGAAAGAAATTGATGGAAATGAATATTTACAGAAGGAATTTAAGGGCGTGGGGAGAATAATTAAAATAAGGTGGTGAAAAGTGGGGGAATGTGGTACATTGTATTTAGAAAGTGGGGGTAGTGGCATGTTCATGGGTGAATACCATCATAATGTTGATAGCAAAGGCCGATTGATCATCCCTGCCAAGGTCCGTGAAAACCTGGGAGAAATGTTCATTCTTACCCGTGGACTTGACCAATGTTTATTTGGTTACCCCGTTTCTGAATGGTCAGTGATTGAAGAAAAGCTTAAAGGACTTCCGCTGACTAAAAAAGATGCACGTGCATTTACCCGTTTTTTCTTTTCGGGTGCTACCGAGAGTGAAATTGACAAACAGGGGAGAGTAAATATTCCTTCCCCGCTGATGCAATACGCCAAGCTTGAGAAAGAATGTGTGATTTTAGGTGTTTCCAATCGAATTGAAATTTGGAGCAAAACCATCTGGGAAGAATATTTCGCAGAATCTGAGGAATCTTTTGCTGAAATTGCGGAAAATATGATTGGATTTGATATTTAAGGGTAACATTATTCTGATATAATATTACCTGCTCCTCGATTGGAAAGGTGGATCATGATGTTCAAACATACAACAGTTTTACTGGAAGAAACAGTAGACGGGCTAGATATCAAGCCTGACGGTACATATGTGGATTGCACTCTCGGTGGCGCAGGCCACAGTGAATTAATTTTGTCCAAGCTTTCGGAAAAAGGAAAGCTATACGCGTTTGATCAGGACGATATTGCAATTGCGAATGCGAAAGAGAAGCTTGCTGCTTATGGCGACAGGCTGACGATCATCAAGAGCAATTTCCTTTATTTACAGGAAGAGCTTGAAAATTTGGGTGTAAC
It contains:
- the mraZ gene encoding division/cell wall cluster transcriptional repressor MraZ, with product MFMGEYHHNVDSKGRLIIPAKVRENLGEMFILTRGLDQCLFGYPVSEWSVIEEKLKGLPLTKKDARAFTRFFFSGATESEIDKQGRVNIPSPLMQYAKLEKECVILGVSNRIEIWSKTIWEEYFAESEESFAEIAENMIGFDI